GTGAACAACTATCTTGATATTAGCGACTTTAGGTATGGTTTAATTTAAAACTGCCTTGATAAAATAAAAGCAATAACTCCTTATTTTCTTATTTATTGAAATATAACTTTCCAACCTATGCCCGTTAAATAATTTTGGTGAAAACCATTAGATTTTTCCTTGTTAATTACTCCTTCTAGCCCTTTTTCGTGTTTTTAGTTTTAAATCTTGCATTCTTTTACCTAGAACATCATCTTTGGCTACAAGCAAGAGGTCATCTGCTAAATTTAAAGCTAAAAGAACTTTGGCATAGGACCCAAAAGCAACATTTGGTGATCCTTTTTCAATAGACCATAGAGTTGATCTGCTAATACCGGCCCTTTCTGCAACTAAATTTACTGGCAAGTTTCTTCTTAGCCTTGCCAAAGCTATCTGCTCTCCCATTTTCTCCATTTTTCTTCTAAGAGATGGGAGAATATCACTTTGATCTCTT
Above is a window of Bacteroidia bacterium DNA encoding:
- a CDS encoding helix-turn-helix domain-containing protein, which translates into the protein MIRDQSDILPSLRRKMEKMGEQIALARLRRNLPVNLVAERAGISRSTLWSIEKGSPNVAFGSYAKVLLALNLADDLLLVAKDDVLGKRMQDLKLKTRKRARRSN